In one Drosophila albomicans strain 15112-1751.03 chromosome X, ASM965048v2, whole genome shotgun sequence genomic region, the following are encoded:
- the LOC117572125 gene encoding putative uncharacterized protein DDB_G0271606 translates to MADAAHMEHKPRRTLMLLALLTVCLLPDAKAAGNDAISSVVGVGVGAVAGHRHRQPEAPTLLLKKRDANNNNEDNENNDDDETTTKQRQSKAFRDFDFSAYVNDFNLQAEASIPEDIFDQHDGDLGEDAATQLQYVEPADADATATAAADDDDGDGDGDGIDVDESEAADIILESQRPTSRNFTVYLAKDGKAVKKKYQNNNNSNNNNNSNNKNHYNYKLKNNKENTLPKRVAQDEDEDEEETAAKSTSGDNNNNNRQPNEQDKVSVDGDEDTDMDMDMEMAEEDEDNVEHETSKPKPNANFGSKSFAYKKFKNMHEQQNQQKQKEQQLKQQRQANANSPSQRSRNGDGKQQQLERQREMERERERERERERERERQREQQQQQEQLFDSIEILNERKFNKASGQSTLQAAAAVAAAASKDVVAGEDIMAIGDIEDNFGNDEVLAENIKSTIDNDESAKETTTATSTTTTTTTAATTTTTTAAARTTTTAATSSTTAASTELNLDSGYIGHKKKRHGQAWGSSRYYDKDNYSIGRVQQQQQQQQQKEQQHKQTLLESDSILDSSSDVGELHYYDGRAAELAKTLDSKSHANYLSGYFARTINETKQDEDDDNDDDDEGEGEGESEAVVVGEYAEAQQLPQLETESESALRYHPDVASTTASPSAFERFKALRRSNRRNGHKMHKKRYKDYLKHSPTVTPKYALKLRKDREHRERERQRQQQQQQQQQHDEQQQHAAPIFALGLRPQRATAKPFYEGQVNYYDHQDEPQEQQQQLQPQLGHDVDSHHTEMERLIANDNGNWYRRISPVLRNGVKTTSNEQQLLLHQPQSKHHHHHHQHHLKHHHHQHQHQHHNHHQHQHYQKHLQRQRQPNPYQRKALAQPATPPTTPLAPLPPPKQQLGHQITELEQLERYYAKWPHLARVQFQVYDEHYRESHPELYADYEADEDYETAAELEEAQQDHGEEALLPPYIKKYNRRNKQLLNLLEGTLPPPTPTQLLPIRLDDEYVKQKRRRYQQRYEDLFAQQRSTSTTSSSSSSSASPTAASAVTATSSVTSLVVGNQLPEEDKQVEDAINNYYEANAASKVATEAAPKAALFKLPLYPAIAGSFLGTPRSRSAQFVANVAGRGQQSSWPGVESNTSAPPSAAAAASPPAASPLNSFVYHRVVDGVGSSSSSSSSSTATSSSRKQRLPFVAITDRRLDSLSSRHKDFEQSNHYPLP, encoded by the exons atttcaatttgcaagcaGAGGCCAGCATACCGGAGGACATATTTGACCAGCATGATGGCGACTTGGGCGAGGATGCGGCCACCCAGCTGCAATATGTGGAGCCTGCGGATGCGGATGCTACTGctaccgctgctgctgatgatgacgatggcgatggcgatggcgacggcATCGATGTTGACGAATCCGAGGCGGCTGATATT ATACTTGAATCTCAAAGGCCCACTTCAAGGAATTTCACTGTTTACCTAGCCAAAGATGGCAAAGCAGTCAAGaagaaataccaaaacaacaacaacagcaacaacaacaataacagtaacaataaaaaccactacaactacaaattgaaaaacaataaagagaACACGTTGCCGAAGAGAGTTGCtcaagatgaagatgaagatgaagaagagaCAGCAGCCAAATCCACTTCcggtgacaacaacaacaacaacaggcaaccGAATGAGCAGGACAAAGTAAGCGTAGATGGAGATGAAGACacggacatggacatggacatggaaaTGGCAGAGGAAGATGAGGACAATGTGGAGCATGAGACgtcgaagccgaagccgaacgCGAACTTTggcagcaaaagttttgcgtataaaaaatttaagaacaTGCACGAACAGCAAAATCAACAGAAGCaaaaggagcagcagctgaagcagcagcggcaggCAAATGCCAACAGTCCAAGCCAAAGGAGTCGAAATGGCGATGggaaacaacagcagctggagcgGCAAAGGGAAATGGAacgagaaagggagagagaaagggaacgtgaacgtgaacgtgaacgacaacgagagcaacagcagcaacaagagcagctGTTTGAttctattgaaatattaaatgaacgaaaatttaataaagcgTCGGGCCAATCAACGTTGcaagcggctgctgctgttgctgctgctgcttctaaGGATGTGGTCGCTGGCGAGGACATTATGGCAATCGGCGATATTGAGGACAATTTTGGTAATGATGAAGTATTGGCGGAAAACATTAAGTCCACAATTGACAATGATGAATCAGCAAAGGAGACAACCACAGCAACttccaccaccaccaccacaacaacagcagcaacaacaacaacaacaacagcagcagcaagaacaacaacaacagcagcaacatcaagcaccacagcagcaagcaCAGAGCTCAACTTGGACTCAGGTTACATTGGACACAAGAAGAAGCGACACGGCCAAGCTTGGGGCAGCAGCAGATACTATGACAAGGACAACTACAGCATAGGCCGtgtacagcagcaacagcaacagcaacagcagaaggaGCAACAGCACAAGCAGACGTTACTCGAGTCAGATTCCATTTTAGATTCCAGCTCCGATGTGGGCGAGTTGCATTACTATGATGGCAGAGCGGCAGAGTTGGCAAAAACTCTCGACAGCAAATCGCATGCCAATTACTTGAGTGGCTATTTTGCTCGCACAATCAATGAAACCAAACAAGATGaggacgacgacaacgacgacgatgacgaagGAGAAGGTGAAGGCGAAAGCGAAGCTGTGGTAGTCGGAGAATATGCGGAAGCGCAGCAGTTGCCACAACTCGAAACGGAATCGGAATCTGCATTGCGTTATCATCCGG ATGTGGCAAGCACAACGGCATCGCCGTCGGCCTTCGAGCGCTTTAAGGCGCTGCGTCGCAGCAATCGCCGCAACGGACACAAGATGCACAAAAAGCGCTACAAGGACTATCTGAAGCACAGTCCGACGGTGACTCCTAAATATGCACTCAAGTTGCGCAAGGATCGCGAGCATCGCGAACGCGAACgtcagcgacaacagcagcagcaacagcagcagcaacacgatgaacagcagcaacatgcgGCGCCAATCTTTGCGCTTGGCTTGCGACCGCAGCGAGCGACAGCGAAACCCTTCTACGAGGGTCAGGTGAACTATTACGATCACCAGGACGAACcgcaggagcaacagcagcagctgcagccacaACTTGGCCACGATGTGGACAGTCATCATACGGAAATGGAGCGACTGATTGCCAACGACAATGGCAATTGGTATCGTCGGATCAGTCCAGTGTTGCGCAACGGTGTGAAGACCACAAGCAAcgagcaacagttgctgctgcatcagCCACAGTCgaagcatcatcatcatcatcatcagcatcacttgaagcatcatcatcatcagcatcagcatcagcatcacaatcatcatcagcatcagcattaTCAAAAGCATTTGCAGCGCCAACGACAACCGAATCCGTATCAACGCAAAGCCTTGGCCCAGCCAGCCACGCCCCCAACCACACCCCTGGCGCCACTGCCGCCACCCAAACAGCAGCTGGGACATCAGATAACCGAACTGGAGCAACTCGAGCGCTACTACGCCAAGTGGCCGCATCTGGCACGCGTTCAATTCCAGGTGTACGACGAACACTATCGCGAATCGCATCCGGAACTCTATGCGGACTACGAGGCGGATGAGGACTATGAGACGGCCGCTGAGCTCGAGGAGGCGCAGCAGGATCATGGCGAGGAGGCGCTCCTCCCGCCGTACATCAAGAAGTACAATCGACGCAACAAGCAGCTGCTCAATCTGCTCGAAGGCACTTTACCGCCGCCGACGCCGACGCAACTGCTGCCGATTCGCCTGGACGATGAGTATGTGAAGCAGAAGCGACGCCGTTATCAGCAGCGATACGAAGATCTTTTCGCCCAGCAGCGCAGCACGAGCAccacgagcagcagcagcagcagcagcgcatcgccaacagcagcatcagcagtaacagcaacatcTTCGGTGACTTCGCTCGTTGTTGGCAATCAGTTGCCCGAGGAGGACAAACAAGTGGAGGATGCCATCAACAATTATTACGAGGCAAACGCAGCGAGTAAAGTGGCAACGGAAGCGGCGCCAAAAGCGGCGCTCTTCAAGCTTCCACTCTATCCGGCCATTGCGGGCAGCTTCCTCGGCACGCCGCGCAGTCGCAGCGCACAATTTGTGGCGAATGTCGCCGGACGTGGACAGCAAAGCAGCTGGCCTGGAGTTGAGAGCAACACTTCAGCGCCGCCTtcagccgcagcagctgcatcgCCGCCTGCCGCATCGCCTCTCAACTCGTTTGTCTATCATCGTGTTGTGGATGGTGTgggatcatcatcatcctcatcatcatcatcgacgGCGACCAGCTCGAGTCGCAAGCAGCGGCTGCCATTTGTGGCCATCACTGATCGGCGGCTGGACAGCTTGAGCTCGCGGCACAAAGACTTTGAGCAATCGAATCACTATCCGTTGCCTTAA